In the genome of Sulfurimonas autotrophica DSM 16294, the window AATTATATTATAATATGTCAATTAAACAAAGAGGATACATTATTATGACACTCAGCATTGAAAAAGCGTTGGAATTAATTTATACAAATACAAAACAAAAATCTATAAAAATCCTTCCTATTGAAGAAGCTTTAGGTTATATATTGGCCCAGGATATCATAGCAACCCACAACCTCCCTCCCTTTGACAACTCGGCGATGGACGGTTATGCCGTAAAAATAGAAGACTCTGACAAATGTGTAAACGTTACATGCAGCGTTTTTGCCGGAGATGATTTTAAGGGTGAGCTCAAACACGGTGAGGCTATTAAAATAATGACAGGGGCAAGAATACCACTCGGAACACAATGCATAGTTCCGATTGAAGATGTGCAAGAGTGTGAAGATGGTGTCAAACTTCCTGATAATCTTATAATTTCTAAACATATTCGCCTTAGTGGTGAAGATATCAAAAAGGGAACTGTTTTATTGTCCCGCGGAGACAGAATTGACGCTCATCAAATTACTCTGTTGGCTTCACAGGGAATCAGTCATATAAAAGTATATAAAAAACCCCGTGTGGCACTTTTTGCTTCTGGTAATGAGTTGAAAATGCACTTTGAGAATGTAACAGATTATCAGCTTTACAATACAAATACACCGACCCTGCTCTCACGCACACAAGAGCTTGGCTGTGAAGTTGAGTTTATAGGTACGGCGATAGACACCTTGGAAGATTTGCATTTACATGTAAAGAGTGCTCTTGATTGTGACATCATTATAACTTCAGGGGGTGTAAGTGTCGGAGATGCCGATTTTACAAAAGAAGCTTTTGGTGCTTTTGGTTATGAAATACTCTTTGACAAAGTGGCAATCAAACCGGGTAAACCGACAACTTTTGGTAAAATCGGCGATAAAATTATCTTAAATCTTCCGGGAAATCCAATGGCTGCAGCACTCAATTTTGAACTTTTTGGCAGAAGTATCATTTATGCCATGAGCGGTGCAAAAGCAAAGTTTATAAATACAATAGATGCGAAAATGAAAGACGATTACAAACTAAGAGCAGGCAGAAGAAGTCTGGTTCCTGGGTATTTTGACGGTGAATATTTCACTGTATGTGAGCAGTTTGCACCAGGCATGGTCTCACCGCTCGGATCTGCAAATGCTTTTATAATGATAGATGAATCTTGTGAAAAAATTCCAAAAGACTCAAGAGTAAAAACTATAAGCACAAAGTTCAGTTTTACAACCGATACCCTAAAAAGTCTGATAAGCTAAACAGACTCGGGGTTTAAAAACTTCTCTCCTCTTTTTATTTTTTCAAAAAGCTCTTTATCTGTAAAGTCATTAAGCACCTGTCGCGAAAAAATGATCTCTTCAAGTTTTATTTTACCCATATTTTTTGAATAGGCATCTGCACTGAAACACTGGGCATAGCCTGTATCTGTTTCATGAACAATGACAGAGTGCATTTTGACCTCTTTTTCACCGTTTATTGTTGATGTCAGGGAAAGGAGCTTGTCTATCATAACAAAAATCACACGTGAAAACTGTTCTGCTGAAGGTGAAACCGGCAGTTCTACCCAGCGTGCAGAGTGTTTTTTCATATCGTGCACAAATTCAGGATTATCATCTCGCCAAAGTGCAATAGCATGGTCAAAACTCTCCACCAAATCTTTCATATTCTGTTTCATCAGACCAAAATCATAGACCATCTGCCCATTATCTAAAAAGTTGGATGCAAAAAGCAGTTCAACTTTATAAGAATGTCCATGAATGGAGCTTCTGCATTTCACAGTTGAACATCCCCGCACAATATGTGCATTTTCAAATTTAAATAGTTTTCTGATAATCACGTTTTCTCCTTAATAATCTCATTAATAAGGATTTTACAGATGATTTATAAAGCTCAGACCGAAGGGAGGATTTGTCTTTGTAAATTATCTGCAAAATCCGTTGCCACAGAATTATACACCCTTATTCGCATCCCAAATTCTTATATGCAGCCTGTCACTGAAATTATACCCTTTGGCTTTGCAAAATTCTATAAGCGGTTCGGTATTTTCTTCCAGCTCTTTTTTACTGCCTGCTACAGGCATACAGTAAACCTTTGTTTGCGGCGAATGAATCGTCACACTCTCTATTTCTTCTTCTAAAGCAATATTTATAGACTCTTTGTCAATCGAAAATTTAAAAAAAGCATCTTTTGCATTTGAGGCGATATTATAAATGACATTGCCGCGCAAACGTTTATTTAAAGGTTCACCTGAGTTGGAAAGCTTGATAGAAAGAGCGAATACACACTCTTTATAGACCGGATACTTTTCAAAGTCAACAGCAAGTGAACCGTTTGTCTCGAAGGTTATTTGGTGCCCCTGCTCTACCAATACTTCTAAAAAGTCAACAAATATTTCATCATTTGCATAAATAAGAGGCTCCCCTCCGGTAAGAACTATATCCACGGCTTCTGGTAAATCATATAAAGACAATATACTGAGCAGTTCTTGCGCTTTATTAATAGGAATCCAGTTTTGCAAAAAATGCTCTTTATTCACGGCGTAGACCGTATCACAGCCCAGGACTTCTGCTCCGTCTGAAGCAGTTTCTTTGCAGCCGAAGCCTTCGCACTTCATATTGCATCCGCCAAAACGAAAAAAAAGAGAAGGTGTGCCTACATACTTGCCTTCACCTTGAATAGAGTAAAAATGCTCAACGAGATAAATCATCCACCCGTCTCATAAAAAGCTCTGTTAGAGGCTTCATCATCTTCTCCACCCCAACGATTTTTTTCCGGTTTCGTACGTACAACTTCTTTTAAAACAGCCGCTGCACCTTTAATGTCCCCACGCTTGATGGACTCTGCAATACTCATTGCCTCATCAAAATACAAACATGGTATAAGATTCCCTTCTGCTGTTAGTCTGATACGGTTGCACTGTTTACAAAAATCATCTCCATACGGCTCAATAATTCCAAATCTATAACCATCTATCATTCTATAATAATGCGATGGGGAAGACCCGTCAAAACCCTCATCTTCAAATTCAAACTTTTGTCTGAGAATATCTAAAAGTTCAGGTGATTTTAGCCCCGAAATATCCGCTTTTGCAAATTTATTTTCCATATATTCTATAAAACGCACACTCATATCGCGTTCTTTACAATACTCCAGTACATCAACAATCTCATCTGCGTTCATATTTTTCATAGGAACCATATTGACTTTTACTTTAAGTCCAACTTTGCGGGCTTCTTCGACACCCTCTAAAACATTTTTCAGTACATCTTTGCCGGCAATTGCTTGAGCCACTTCAGGCTTGAGTGTATCTATGCTGACGTTGATGCGCTTGAGTCCTGCATTTTTAAGTCTTTGTGCTGTACCTTTGAGCAAAAAAGCATTGGTTGTCATTGCCAAATCAATTGAAGGTTCATAATCATAAATCATTTTGATGAATTTGTCTAAATCTTCGCGTAAAAGCGGTTCTCCGCCGGTTATACGAATCTTTTTTACACCCTCATCAATGGCAACTTTCATAAATTCAAACAGCTCTTCAAAACTTAATAAATTTTCTTTTGGAACCCATGAAAAAGGTTTTTCCGGCATACAGTATTGACATCTAAAGTTACATCTCTCTGTTACAGAAACTCTTAAATAGTCAACAACTCTATCATAGCTATCAATAAGCATTATATTTCCTAATTTTAATTACTGCTATTATATCTTTTAGAGTTGAAATTAGCTTTATTCCCCATCATTAGGGTCATAATAAAAAGTTGTTTCAGACTCGTCTTTATCTGTTTTTTGAACTGTTTTTTTCTTTGCAGCTTTTTTTGTATCTGTTTCTTCACTTACCGTAACAGAAGGCACCTCTTTCATTTTGTTCTCATTTTCATCTACATATAAAGATGTACTTTTCACATCTTTTGAAATACTTTCTTTTTGTACCTCTTTTATCTGCAGTTTTCCATTATTGTTTTGACTGATATTTAAATAGTAACTTTTTGCACCTTCAAGCATCAAAACAATGCTCGCTTTTTGACTCCCTTTTGTAATGCTTATATTCGTCTTGCCGGCTTTAATTCCAAAGCGTGTTTTTGTATCAGGAATTAAACTAACTTCACTGTCTTCACCGTTTATATAAACCTTATATTGCGCATTTTTATCCGCATTTTTATCTAAATATATATAAACAACTGCACC includes:
- the glp gene encoding gephyrin-like molybdotransferase Glp, with product MTLSIEKALELIYTNTKQKSIKILPIEEALGYILAQDIIATHNLPPFDNSAMDGYAVKIEDSDKCVNVTCSVFAGDDFKGELKHGEAIKIMTGARIPLGTQCIVPIEDVQECEDGVKLPDNLIISKHIRLSGEDIKKGTVLLSRGDRIDAHQITLLASQGISHIKVYKKPRVALFASGNELKMHFENVTDYQLYNTNTPTLLSRTQELGCEVEFIGTAIDTLEDLHLHVKSALDCDIIITSGGVSVGDADFTKEAFGAFGYEILFDKVAIKPGKPTTFGKIGDKIILNLPGNPMAAALNFELFGRSIIYAMSGAKAKFINTIDAKMKDDYKLRAGRRSLVPGYFDGEYFTVCEQFAPGMVSPLGSANAFIMIDESCEKIPKDSRVKTISTKFSFTTDTLKSLIS
- a CDS encoding 6-pyruvoyl trahydropterin synthase family protein; its protein translation is MIIRKLFKFENAHIVRGCSTVKCRSSIHGHSYKVELLFASNFLDNGQMVYDFGLMKQNMKDLVESFDHAIALWRDDNPEFVHDMKKHSARWVELPVSPSAEQFSRVIFVMIDKLLSLTSTINGEKEVKMHSVIVHETDTGYAQCFSADAYSKNMGKIKLEEIIFSRQVLNDFTDKELFEKIKRGEKFLNPESV
- a CDS encoding 7-carboxy-7-deazaguanine synthase QueE, coding for MIYLVEHFYSIQGEGKYVGTPSLFFRFGGCNMKCEGFGCKETASDGAEVLGCDTVYAVNKEHFLQNWIPINKAQELLSILSLYDLPEAVDIVLTGGEPLIYANDEIFVDFLEVLVEQGHQITFETNGSLAVDFEKYPVYKECVFALSIKLSNSGEPLNKRLRGNVIYNIASNAKDAFFKFSIDKESINIALEEEIESVTIHSPQTKVYCMPVAGSKKELEENTEPLIEFCKAKGYNFSDRLHIRIWDANKGV
- the moaA gene encoding GTP 3',8-cyclase MoaA, with amino-acid sequence MLIDSYDRVVDYLRVSVTERCNFRCQYCMPEKPFSWVPKENLLSFEELFEFMKVAIDEGVKKIRITGGEPLLREDLDKFIKMIYDYEPSIDLAMTTNAFLLKGTAQRLKNAGLKRINVSIDTLKPEVAQAIAGKDVLKNVLEGVEEARKVGLKVKVNMVPMKNMNADEIVDVLEYCKERDMSVRFIEYMENKFAKADISGLKSPELLDILRQKFEFEDEGFDGSSPSHYYRMIDGYRFGIIEPYGDDFCKQCNRIRLTAEGNLIPCLYFDEAMSIAESIKRGDIKGAAAVLKEVVRTKPEKNRWGGEDDEASNRAFYETGG